Within the Cydia pomonella isolate Wapato2018A chromosome 3, ilCydPomo1, whole genome shotgun sequence genome, the region ACCCGGTCTCCCGGGCCATCACAACCTTGCCGAGCGAGCACCATTGCAATTTTGCAAACATATATACACTACAAATACTAATTGATCACATTTCGAACTTAGCCTAATAAGGTACTGGTGTGAGACCTAACGTAGTACTCCTGCTCAGTTCCACCCGTGGCTCTCGTGGTGCTGGGGCTCGTGGTGCTGATGGTGATGGTGTTCTACCTCCTTCTTGAAGTACACGGGCACGTGCACCTTCACGGGATACGGCACCTCCTTGACGAGGGGCACTTGCACCTCCTTGTACACGGGGTACGGCTTGTCGATGGGGACCTTCACTTCATAAGGCACTTTCTTCTCGACGGTGTAGGGCACCTTCTTGTACACGTCGTAGGGCTTGGGCACTGGGACCTTCACGTGCACGGGGTAGGGCTTCTCGACCTCGACCTTGTAGGGCCTGTCGACGGGGACCTTGACCTCGTACGGCACGGGCTTGTGGACGGTCACGGGATAGGGCTTCTCGACGGTCACGGGGTAAGGCTTCTCCACGTACACGTTGTAGGGCTTGTCGACTGGGACCTTCACTTCATAGGGAACCTTCTTGATGACTTCGTAGGGCTGGGGAACTTTCACTTCGTACTTCACTGGGTAGGGGACCTTCTTCTCCACGGTGTAGGGCTGGGGCACGGGGACCTTGACTTCATAGGGCACCTTCTTTTCAACGGTGTAAGGGGTGGGGACCTTCACTTTGACTTCGTAGGGCTTGTCGACCGGGACCTTGACTTCATAAGGCACCTTCTTCTCAACGGTGTAGGGCTCAGGGACGTACACGGGGTACTTGACGTACTCCTTGACGGTGACCGGGACTTTCTTCTCGACGGTGTAGGGCTGGGGCACGGGCACCTTGACTTCATAGGGCACTTTCTTCTCAACGGTGTAGGGCACGTGTTTTTCGACAGTGTAAGGCACGGGGACCTTCTTTACGACCTCGACGTGCTTGACGTGCTCATGGTGCTCGTGTCCGTGATGGGACTCGATGGGCTGCCACGAGCCGTGGGAGCCGCCGAAGTCACCGCCGTGTCCTTGGCTCAGGCCGTGGGACTCGTGCCCACCAAAGTCGTGACCGCCGAAGTCATGGCTCTGTTGGCCGCCGAAGCTGTGCTCCTCGCCACCGCCATAATGGCCGATGTCGTAGATTCCTCGCTTGTCCTGCTTCTTGTCTTCGGCTGCCGCCTGTTTTTGTGCGCCTTTCTCCTCGCTGGCAAAGGCCACCACGGCCAATGAGGCTACTAAAACAACCTGTGGACAAAACGACGACATTAAAATGTGAACATGCCGTTAAGTATGTCGTAATCGTAAGTGAAAAGAGGAAACCGAGGAAGTGGTAACTTAAACACGTCAAAGTCGAGCGTGGAATTTGAATTGTTTATCTCCCCTTGTTTCTCGTGTAGTAATTAGCCGTAGGTGACGCTAAAAAGCTGTAACTATGAGAGCTATTGTTAGATTTAATCGTtgtgtaatgtaatgttatatTTATGCGTAACTTCCCCCTATGTCCatgttaatattatacaaaaacgtCTATGTAACTTTTTACCGTCTGATTATGTATTAATAAGCTCTATTCATTGATTAGaatataagtttaattttatttaattaacgattaatgtttgtttttaagctttgtaataagattaaatattatCGCTACCCAATTTAATCAGAGAGTTTACATTACGTATAGTGTTACGACAACGAAAACATGTCGCACCCGGGAAAATTATGTGCCTCTACCAGACTAATCTGCACTTGCAAGACCTGAATACCATTATATAACGATAGGATACGATATCAAAACAGGTTGGCAACTACATATTCTCCTCGTCGTGgaaaatttacttttacttttgaAGTAATCGTTAAATAAATCTGGTTCTACAAAGTGGCGGCGCGTGTTCAAACAGCAACTTTAGACAGTCAGGCATTAGCCCAGTTTCAAACAAACAATGGTCTATTAAATCTAATACAAAGATAACCGTTCCGTTCtgattgaaaatataattacacaGGATGTATCTGTCTATAAAAAGCCTATCCTGCAGATCTCGCTATTACATGAACGCATAATCCCCGAATGACCAGAATAATCGATGCAATTAAACCAGGTTTTAGAGCTCGGAAAGAAATCTGAATGTGCTTAATTAAACAAGGTTACtttgcataataaaattaaaggcAGATGAAGTTATTTCGACATTGAAAtgcagtaggtacctaaacaCTACATGCAAACTAAATTTACAATGAATGAATTCGATTTAGATGTAttgtcgccatcagatatatcggagcggccgaggtgctcaaaaatatttaaacacgcACCCTAATGCCTTGACAATAAagtcgtgttcagatatttgtgagtgcCTTGGTCGATAATTACATATTTCTACTTAGGTGTTGCTCGTAATAGATGAAGAAAGCAGAGAAATGAAGTTGTCAACGCAGTTCGACTTTACAGTCCAAAAACAAGGTACAAATGTTGCTAAACACACCATTTTAAAGTAAACTACTGTTAGAATGTTTAATTCCTACTACGCAGAGAAAGCAACGAGATAAGCATATACGTAACCGATCATTTGTAGCAGTTGTAATGAGACACACTGTCGGAACTACTTAGCCAGCAATTTGAGATTAATAACAGAGCACTTATAGAAAGCGAATGTGTTTAACACATTTACTGCCCTTTTTATCTTCTGTTAATCATTTTCTCTACAGCTTTAAAAGCCGATTACATGTCGTTTGTGACacatcatgtacagtcagctgcagagaaaaggtacgcccctgcatagaagtttgtatgcaaaggtgctaagctaatagtattgttgactgtacttacaaCATTTTTTATGGAACGTTACTAGTAGAAACATGGGATGTACTGCTCAACGAGGTTTACGTAAGACCGACgttatattttctttataagTACGTTGTATTGTCAATAATCTCAGGCAATATCAACATACATAACCATTGTTCCGATGATCTATTTTGCTCGTAATATTATCGAACAATTATCTGTCATTAGATCGTTCGGTCGCTGACTCGCGGTAATTATTCGTAATCGGCTCGTCGAGCATGTTGGATGAATTGCGTAACTGTATTACGCCTATGATCTATATTTAGTCAGCTCATAAGTTATATAGTTTGGCTATCACTTAATGTAGACGTAATGGATAGTGGCTTTAATTGATTGCCagtataaaacatataaatgtTCCGCCAATTGTTGATATATGGACTTCGCATTTTAGCAAGCACTACAGTTGCCCGcgatggaaaaaaatattatgataataataaactatGGATAGATATTGATAGATTGATAATAATTAATCCAACGAATACACGCTACAATGACTTTAACACCTAATCCATGCCTTAATCAGAGGAAACgctatattatgattatttcgTAAATAAGCATCTAATACGGATACATTTTAATCTGCGCTGATTTTATCTTTGCTGTTAGGTAAGTAGTTGATAGGCACGAATGCAATACATTGGATGTGCCTTTAGATCAACTATTTTGCCTACTTTAGGAACTTTCATCTTAGCGTTTAATCGTTTTCCTTGTTGCTTCAGCTGCTGCTTCGGAGCCCAGTGCCCGCTTAAAACTTTTTAAGCAGGATACATCGGTTTCTCGTATTTTCAattacattttctattttacGATCAATCTTTGTCTAATTTTTGTGTAGAGAAAtcctcattttatttaaaattaagtagAAAATGTGTATTACGCTGGTAGCATAAAACTTTTACCGAATTCACAATGGACTTTCTCCGAAATTTGTCTAATTTGTAGCCGAAACGGTGGGTGCGTTTGAGTGTGCACATAGCGAGACGTAAGGAGACTAGCGGAACGGTCGTCGACGGAGTAACTATATGCAGAAAGGGTGCATTTTatataatggttaatggtataaaaattgtaaatagcATTTCCACCATAATTTAATGTGCGGAACGAATTTTTAGTTTCATTTAGCGACTAATAACGACTAATTTACATCTTGGAAAATGCATTGTTTGacacttatttatatttataaaccgGGAAATGTCTTCTGATGAATATGAGAACTTCACATTTGAAAATTTGCTGCTTGTTTCGTGCAAAGCTCTGcaagttttgtttgtaaaaatactTAAGGATTTAGTGATTGTTTTTATACCATGGAAACTAGTTATTTTGGAACTTGCAACTATTGTCGGTTCGTAAATTTTACAATAGTCTCTTCTTCTGTCGTTCCCTCAatactgaggatcgtgacatcatgtccttctgttgaagaccaggttTCTCGTGcaattttaattgcataggtgccGTGATATAAGCACACCACCTCGTAGAGAGAGGAGATCTGAtgccttcaactttgcccgTCATAATAACGCTCTCCAGGCTATCCGGTGTCCGAAGTATAATGAGTATCTATAGTAtgtagtatataattatttcGTCAAATACTTGTAAGTAATATTGCTCTTGTTATATGTTAATATCGTGTTTTAAATAAGGATAAatcaaataaacattaaatagaaaatctaacaaattaaatatagggtaattgatatatttattagcTGCTCTGCAATAAAGctacttaaattaattacacGAATCTACAAAGTGAATAAGTGCTACTTTTAATTCACTTTAGCTTAAGTTATGGAGGTATAATTTACTCTCGGTTGGAGACTTTGAAAGTGAAAAGTAAATTACTCTTATAATACACCCACTCGTCCAAGGAAATGATATGTCAGGTTTGATATAAACATACTTTAAACCTATACGAAGTTGCgaattgttaaaattatatgtaaatatcaaaatttgtgAGTTGTTTCTAATAATTACAAATGATGATGTTGTGAATATAATTTCATGTTCAGTAAGGAACTTAAGTAACTAAGCGGGCGAAGAGCTCAAAATAAGTTGAACTCaacttttttttgaaaataagaTCGAGTACAAGATATTTTGAAAAACCAGCCCCCTTAAACCCCTTCTGCGGCTAAAAGTCCCAAAAGTGCATTTGGACTTCAGAATCCCGATTAGATCTTTTCAGTCACTTTTTTACGATCCAGATCCTGTTCAACGAGTGGGTGTTAAATGCGGGATCGATAGAAGGTAGCCGTTTTCAATTTACTTTTCACTTAACCGTCACTGTCACTTCACTTCACTGAACTCACCAAGAACTTCATGTTGCTGCACGTCTCCGCCGCCGCCGAAGACTGGTTGTGTGCCGAGCGGTACGCGCGCGCACGTTTTTATACGCCCCACGCGCGCGCGAAGAAGGGTGAGCGCCGATAATGACATGTATTAATTGTAACTTGGTCATTATTTCGAATTGCATTCCGCTTTAAGCTGATCCGATCTTCTTGATGAACTTGGGGTTTCATATGACAGGTGTCCGGAAGCTCCATTTTCCATGCATTTATGCTAATATTTAACAGCCGAGACTATTGTACAGTACGAAATTAGGCTGACGATGACCTATTGAACGAGTGATCCCGTTTTCTTCTTGTGCAGTAAATTCatgattgtattgtattgtattgtattgtagtacgtTTTTAGACCAGTGGTTTTACTCATCTCGTAGTGTTTTTTGATACGTAGGTTTTTGGAAAAATAAGTAAGTTGTTTTGAGATAAGCGGTACAACtaaccatcagccgtaaaagtgcatggcgactttatcaatgaattcattcataatttcttcGTGCAATTTTCCAGCTCACTGTACATCTGCTGTTTGTCAGGATATCTCTAATCGGAGTAATCAGCCTAAATTGTCTTGTCTGTGGCGTCGTGAATAATAAAATTGCGAAAATCTACATATgctaacggcaccaatcatggaacatttaagagaaaatttggagtgtttttgatatttcaccgacacctgtaaaatttctaccgctttacgctttaaaagttgaatgtccaattcgtttttatgttttctatgtatttaatgaaagctactgcaattggtttcaatattattaactaattaaaactgtggtatcttgctccagtcatggaatgtacggcgccattcattttcgaagtaacaaatatcaatgaaaaattaaacttaagcagctctttggctcttgtttatggtaaaatgttgccagcgattaaaaactgatggtaaatacttgttttacagcatttgtctataccattccattactggtgcctgttccagtataggggtgtttactatagtaaAATTTCGAAAtcttctcatatttttgtatgggaacagAAATGTTCAATATCCAAACAGAAAACTTCCTTTGTTTTCTGTGACAATTTCCTAAAATTGAAACTTTgtcaatttttctttttcaaactTGTCTATGAGATGAAAATACTAGAAATTTATATCCGCccagtacccatagtacaagttttgcttagtttagggctAGGTTGGTTTGTGTAAGATATCccctattacttatttatttaaatatttatagctAAAGTAATTGGGTTAAAATTGCTACATGTAAAAGTATTCAGATTATCTTTACTAATGGCTCTGTGAGGTCTGCCCTCGCGAATTCCCATAGCTCCGCCAGTTTGAAACAATTTCAAAAACTGAATTcacaaaaaatcaaaccaactCACCAAATTTCACGGCAATCGGTAGAAATATGCGACCTGTAGACAAAAACATCCGAACATACGAAAGAAAGCTTGCCCAAGCTGATAACGAGACCTTAGCTTTCGCtaggttaattaaataataaacatccATTGTTACGAAGTAGAAGAAGTCATTATACCCAGCACGTCGAATCATAATCCTTATGACAATTTATTTTCGTATGTCAAATGTTTGTAGACTTCTTTTTGAAGTAtagcacattttttttatgttacaatTGAGTAATTGTAACATTAATAAGTAGTAATTGAGTAAAATAGTGGCTCTGAGAGCTGAAGACCTTGCGTTAAGAtttataaacctaaaaaaataaatacttatttgaatCATGATCACAGAGTACTCGCAATAGTCTTAAGTGCCACATACGCTAATAGTActacttaagtcctttatgccaagtgtcaatttccaccattttgaacattttcgaAAAACTAAAcgaccaaaaaaaaattttagctACTGAAACTGCTCACCACATTTcccgagaatcggttgagaattgcaacCAGAGAATTGCGAAAGCAGTTTGCCCAAGTCAAAACAGAGACCTTCACTAACGCATCGGTGAATAAAATACggtaaaactaaaaacatatttcatcaatatataatttttaattaagccCTACCAAAAGAGTTTTGGTGAAACTGTCCTTGGGATCGTCATTCGACGCGCGGGGTATAATGTTACCGTGACAACAAGCAGTTTTAAAAGTGGACGCGTTCAAAGTTTGAGTTCGTAATTAATGATATTACACTAAATTTAAATGCATTAAAAGCTATCAATCATCAATCTAACTATATTGCCAAATACTTGCAGTTGACTTAGCATATACATATAGGAATGAATCGTTAATCACTGGAAGACACTACAAACTTGCTTGACGCGTACATTGTTTTCTAGCGGGTTTCCCAAGCCGGCGTAAAGCGTTAAATTAATGCGGGTTTGTCTTCTAATGAATTTACTTCATAACGTAACCTTGCTCTACATATATTACGTGGTTACTGTATGTAGCTAttcttttataatttatgttgGTTAAACTTTGACGAAAATACTTATGTAAAtgtgtatagggagcgtgcatgaactgtaggaggcagcacaggagctgtcagatttttggcgcgaggcgtaaatgtgatgttttttgttccgatgtagcccacaagatggcagaacctactatgcacaagaaaacacgtgacgtgtacatgtgcatgtttatggttccgattcaggccacaagatggcagaccctccaacgcgcacggtccctattaaaTATACCACTAATGTCCACTCCCAACTATCAAAGGCTGGCTCAAATAAATTTCAATGGAATTTTGAGAAGCTGTTTGCATCCCATTCTCAtgaataataagttaataagtaCTCATTGCAAGTAACGTAGGTACAGATATAGTGCATcattattttccatcgtattttcacggaaacgtacgaacgtgccttgctatttcagtcagtttCGGTACAAAAAGTAAGTACTGACGTTGATTGTAATAGCACAAAtgcgaacgtttccgagaaaatacggtGGCATCCGTACAAGTTTTTTGAAAGTTGATATCTATGAAATAGTATGAAAATGTAGTctcacaaaatttcatacttttgCTACGACTAACGTTGTCATCGATTTTATAGCTCCCCCAACATGTACATGCTGAAAAGCGAAATACGAAAATCGTAATTTTCGTTATccgcctctctatcgctcgaatatgcaggTGTAATTGAGcgccagataacgaaatttcgattttctgaGCCTGCGCCTGCGTACGGACCCTTGCGTTGAGTCCTGCCTGCCTGCGTCGCCTACATGCCAATCTTTAAAGCTCCGcaacgaacgaaacgcaactgccaCTGTccagtgatagagagagatgagtCATCTCagatgactacgctacactACTGAGCGATAACGATTGGCACATTGGCTGTGTGCGCTGATAACGCACTACGCGGTTTTGGGACTCTGACCATGTGACCACGCAGTTAGTGTAGATGAGTTGACACAAACCGCACTAACCACATTTGGGCCGCAGGTGCAAGTAGGTAATTACCGAATTACACACTAGAGAGAGCGTAAAGGGGcccattgattaccagttcgccggatgaCATCGGcctgtcagcttttgcgaataactgacaggctgatttcgtccggcgaactggtaatcagcggGTCCCTTAAAGGATAACTCTTGATTCTGTGTAAATGTACTGTTGTTATTttcttattgtttattaatttattttttaataattattctaATGATTTATTGATAGTGACATTCATTTTAATCTGTAATACTTGTAATTTGTATATgtgatttatttacttaacaatataaataatttggtTGACATTATGTAATAGCCTTCATGTTATCTTCaattctacattttttttttcagtgttatGCATGTTACGTGCAACTGTttcgttttaagtttttttttattgtataccaTGTAAGCGTGTTGGTGAAATACTGTAAGCTTATATGtgggaaataaatgaaatgacaCACGCTAGACCGGTCTGGGGTCGGGCTGGAGCGTCCAACACGTCATTTTCTACtgcggctgatcggtgatcacgtggtgctttctatagaaaacgaagcaccggaagctccggcccggtcCCAGACCGGTCTAGCCTGAGTTGTAATCGGAGTtgagaaaattttgagttttcagTCTATCATACCCATCATAATGGTAGTGACGTAATGACTGGCCTCCCGATCTGTGAGAAACCTATTGTTCTTTTTACACAAACATTTGTTGGTAATTGATATAATGGTGTTGTTTATTTTAGTgggctacaaaaaacatttaagaggctgtcaatacctaaagcgcgcacactgtctatttgtatcggagtaaatgagatagcactgtcacatgttactgggcctgggcaagggaataataagaaaaatatttaaataaaaaaagtggattattagtgtaatattttactcaaccacggtttagatataaatgttttgaaattgtgattttaattgca harbors:
- the LOC133516528 gene encoding mantle protein, translating into MKFLVVLVASLAVVAFASEEKGAQKQAAAEDKKQDKRGIYDIGHYGGGEEHSFGGQQSHDFGGHDFGGHESHGLSQGHGGDFGGSHGSWQPIESHHGHEHHEHVKHVEVVKKVPVPYTVEKHVPYTVEKKVPYEVKVPVPQPYTVEKKVPVTVKEYVKYPVYVPEPYTVEKKVPYEVKVPVDKPYEVKVKVPTPYTVEKKVPYEVKVPVPQPYTVEKKVPYPVKYEVKVPQPYEVIKKVPYEVKVPVDKPYNVYVEKPYPVTVEKPYPVTVHKPVPYEVKVPVDRPYKVEVEKPYPVHVKVPVPKPYDVYKKVPYTVEKKVPYEVKVPIDKPYPVYKEVQVPLVKEVPYPVKVHVPVYFKKEVEHHHHQHHEPQHHESHGWN